Proteins encoded together in one Thermococcus barophilus MP window:
- a CDS encoding transcription initiation factor IIB: MISAEDFKKCPVCGSVRLIYDPERGEIVCTACGYVVAQNIIDSGPEWRAFDADQRVKRGRVGAPMTMMIHDKGLSSTIDWKNKDIHGHDISGTMRAKMYRLRKWQRRIRVSDAAERNLAFALSELDRMASQLGLPRNIKEMAAALYRKAVMERLIRGRSIEGVTAACLYAACRMAKVPRTLDEIEEVARVDKKEIGRSYRFIARELHLRLTPTSPIDYVSRFADQLGLSERTKNRAVKILQKAIKLGLTSGRGPMGVAAAALYIASVLEGEKKTQREVAEVAHVTEVTVRNRYKELVERLNIRLSL; encoded by the coding sequence TTGATTTCTGCCGAAGACTTTAAGAAATGTCCTGTCTGTGGGTCAGTTAGGCTTATCTACGACCCCGAAAGAGGAGAAATCGTGTGCACAGCATGCGGTTATGTGGTTGCTCAGAACATAATTGATTCGGGTCCAGAGTGGAGAGCATTTGATGCCGATCAAAGGGTGAAGAGGGGTAGAGTTGGGGCTCCAATGACAATGATGATTCATGATAAGGGTCTTTCCAGCACCATTGATTGGAAGAACAAAGACATTCATGGTCACGATATCTCGGGTACAATGAGGGCAAAAATGTATCGTCTTAGGAAATGGCAGAGGAGAATTAGGGTCAGTGATGCTGCGGAGAGAAATCTGGCATTTGCTCTAAGTGAGTTAGACAGAATGGCATCCCAACTGGGTCTTCCAAGAAATATCAAAGAGATGGCGGCTGCTCTTTATAGAAAAGCTGTTATGGAAAGGCTCATAAGGGGGAGGTCAATTGAAGGAGTGACAGCTGCATGTTTGTATGCAGCATGTAGAATGGCAAAGGTCCCAAGAACCTTGGATGAAATTGAAGAAGTTGCAAGGGTTGACAAGAAAGAAATAGGCAGGAGCTACAGATTTATAGCAAGGGAGCTTCATTTAAGGCTTACCCCAACGAGTCCAATCGATTATGTAAGTAGATTTGCTGATCAGCTGGGTTTGAGCGAAAGAACAAAAAATAGAGCGGTTAAGATACTTCAAAAAGCCATCAAACTTGGTCTTACCAGCGGGAGAGGACCTATGGGGGTTGCTGCCGCTGCATTATATATTGCGAGCGTTCTTGAAGGAGAGAAAAAGACTCAGAGAGAGGTTGCTGAAGTAGCTCACGTAACTGAAGTTACGGTGAGGAACAGATACAAGGAACTTGTAGAAAGACTTAACATAAGATTAAGCCTATAA
- a CDS encoding Gar1/Naf1 family protein, translating to MKRLGRVSHYAKQGFLILRSNWIPSLNDPVVDKDLQLVGIVKDVFGPVKMPYIAVKPKVKAPEKYVGQVLYIDERKRKKETQKKKGKKFKRKRPAPRRRG from the coding sequence ATGAAGCGTTTAGGTAGGGTTTCTCATTATGCAAAGCAGGGTTTTCTGATACTCCGTTCTAATTGGATCCCATCATTAAACGATCCAGTTGTGGATAAGGATCTTCAGCTTGTGGGCATCGTTAAGGATGTATTTGGCCCAGTGAAGATGCCATATATAGCGGTAAAACCAAAGGTAAAGGCTCCTGAGAAGTATGTTGGACAGGTTCTTTACATTGACGAGAGAAAGAGAAAGAAAGAGACTCAGAAAAAGAAAGGAAAAAAATTCAAGAGAAAGCGCCCTGCCCCCAGAAGGAGGGGGTGA
- a CDS encoding RuvB-like helicase: MAVIEEIAKVSFERVGSHSHIKGLGLDENGKAKFIADGMVGQIKAREAAGIAVKLIKRGKLAGKGILLVGPTGSGKTAIAIGIAKELGEDVPFVQISGSEIYSAEIKKTEFLKQALRRAIGVRISEERKVYEGKVEKIEIRRTRHPFNPYVEIPESVILTLRTKDDEKTIRAGREIAYQLLDLGIEEGDVIQIDAESGRISKIGTTKEEEGIFLKKKVEMPSGPVLKIKEFTYTVTLHDLDVVNARAGGIFTLIFGGGLEITDEVRERVDETVKGWVEEGKAVLVPGVLFIDECHMLDIEAFSFLARAMESELAPILILATNRGKTKIRGTDIEAPHGIPIDMLDRLLIINTEPYKKDEIREIVKIRAREEGIDISDEAIEYLAELGEKTSLRYAVQLLAPSSIIAQGQKVKKEHIMKAQGYFADIKRSISYVEKLEGMLR; this comes from the coding sequence ATGGCAGTTATAGAGGAAATTGCAAAGGTAAGCTTCGAGAGAGTAGGAAGTCATTCCCATATCAAAGGTCTCGGACTGGATGAAAATGGAAAGGCAAAGTTCATTGCAGATGGCATGGTCGGGCAGATTAAAGCAAGAGAGGCAGCAGGAATTGCAGTTAAGCTGATAAAGAGGGGCAAACTTGCTGGAAAGGGCATACTCCTTGTTGGGCCAACCGGAAGCGGAAAAACAGCAATCGCTATAGGTATCGCCAAAGAGCTTGGCGAAGATGTACCATTCGTTCAAATCTCTGGAAGTGAGATATACTCAGCTGAAATAAAGAAGACAGAATTCCTAAAGCAGGCATTGAGAAGGGCTATAGGAGTTAGAATAAGTGAAGAAAGAAAAGTGTATGAAGGAAAAGTTGAGAAAATTGAAATCAGAAGAACAAGGCACCCATTCAATCCATATGTTGAGATTCCGGAATCTGTGATACTGACGCTTAGAACAAAGGATGATGAAAAAACGATTAGGGCAGGAAGGGAGATTGCATACCAACTCCTCGATCTTGGAATTGAAGAGGGTGATGTAATCCAGATCGATGCAGAAAGTGGAAGAATTTCAAAAATCGGAACAACAAAGGAAGAAGAAGGAATCTTCCTAAAGAAAAAGGTTGAAATGCCAAGTGGTCCGGTGCTGAAAATCAAGGAGTTTACATATACTGTTACACTTCACGACCTGGACGTTGTAAACGCAAGAGCCGGAGGAATATTTACCCTGATTTTTGGAGGAGGACTGGAGATAACAGACGAGGTCAGGGAAAGGGTTGATGAGACCGTTAAGGGATGGGTGGAAGAAGGGAAAGCCGTGCTCGTTCCGGGTGTATTGTTCATTGATGAATGCCACATGCTTGATATAGAGGCATTTTCATTCCTTGCAAGAGCTATGGAAAGTGAGCTGGCACCGATTTTGATCCTTGCAACCAACAGGGGGAAGACAAAGATTAGAGGAACTGACATTGAAGCCCCTCATGGCATTCCAATTGACATGCTGGATAGACTGCTTATCATCAACACAGAACCTTACAAAAAAGATGAAATCAGGGAAATCGTGAAAATTAGAGCCAGAGAAGAAGGCATCGATATAAGCGATGAAGCAATTGAGTACCTCGCAGAGCTCGGGGAAAAAACAAGTCTGAGGTATGCTGTTCAGTTGCTTGCCCCTTCAAGCATAATTGCCCAAGGACAGAAAGTCAAAAAAGAGCACATAATGAAAGCACAGGGATACTTTGCTGATATAAAAAGAAGCATTAGTTATGTGGAGAAACTTGAGGGCATGCTCCGCTGA
- a CDS encoding PIN domain-containing protein, whose translation MEIIIDKPEVQILLNLLPDDAVVSYPLYGNFPLLKFRREGYGYGIEALTQPEDFSRILSEKKDSFHDLPTYRDFHECVLASGILKYSNLDDFEKHLESYALLSKRVIFALDTNIFYHRFVSSYIPLQRYELAVVDVVIWEIEQSMNYKYHLGHINALKRILPNSYLLDEFHNRRMKKSRKAAYIALKEFKALKDRIIEVRRVHEESGTNDELIVKSLKQFDKETPSLVVLLTADIAMTDIAELEGVEYFLFEYPHEKISTHHATPYQMRTLLFNLAAVFGVIRVEDVLIFGEFGGKVKLNDLKLKFLKNSIYHEFTFHLKLSRKLKELKIER comes from the coding sequence GTGGAAATTATTATTGATAAGCCTGAAGTCCAAATTCTGCTCAACCTTCTTCCCGACGATGCTGTTGTATCATATCCGCTTTATGGGAACTTCCCTCTTTTGAAGTTCAGAAGAGAAGGATATGGATACGGGATAGAGGCATTGACACAGCCGGAGGATTTCTCTCGAATTCTGTCAGAGAAAAAGGACAGTTTTCACGACCTCCCAACCTACAGAGATTTTCATGAGTGTGTTTTAGCTTCTGGTATTCTAAAATACAGCAATCTTGACGATTTTGAGAAACATCTGGAAAGCTATGCACTCTTAAGCAAAAGAGTTATCTTTGCTTTGGATACGAATATCTTCTATCACAGGTTCGTGTCCTCTTACATCCCCCTCCAGAGGTATGAGCTTGCAGTGGTTGACGTTGTTATCTGGGAAATTGAACAGTCAATGAACTATAAGTACCATTTGGGGCACATAAATGCTCTGAAACGCATCCTCCCCAACTCATACCTTCTGGATGAATTCCACAACAGGAGAATGAAAAAATCAAGAAAAGCAGCATATATTGCTCTTAAGGAATTTAAAGCATTAAAGGACAGGATAATAGAAGTTAGAAGGGTTCATGAAGAGTCGGGAACTAATGATGAGCTTATTGTCAAATCACTTAAGCAGTTCGACAAAGAAACGCCTTCTCTTGTAGTTCTTTTAACAGCAGATATTGCGATGACCGATATAGCGGAGCTTGAAGGGGTTGAATACTTCCTATTTGAGTATCCCCATGAAAAGATTTCAACTCACCATGCAACTCCGTACCAGATGAGAACTCTGCTCTTTAACCTTGCAGCGGTGTTTGGTGTAATACGGGTTGAAGATGTCCTGATTTTTGGAGAATTTGGCGGAAAGGTAAAGCTAAATGACCTTAAACTGAAATTCTTGAAAAACTCAATCTACCACGAATTCACATTCCATTTGAAGCTCAGCAGGAAGCTGAAAGAACTAAAAATAGAAAGATAA
- a CDS encoding DUF2284 domain-containing protein has translation MKLIYEREIDTESIVVSPRPVWKCRTCPVYGKSPSCPPYVPSWKESKEWIKHFKKALLLKFQLDYEDFEEEKRKVLLYLLQKEEELFRKGNPYVLALFPGNCNLCEVCEFEKSKQCKMPTKVRPSIDAIGIELSKIVDLNFGESVLYGLILVG, from the coding sequence ATGAAGCTCATATACGAAAGGGAAATAGACACTGAGAGTATTGTTGTCTCTCCCAGACCCGTTTGGAAATGTAGAACTTGTCCAGTTTATGGTAAAAGCCCTTCATGCCCTCCATATGTTCCCTCATGGAAAGAGAGCAAAGAGTGGATAAAGCATTTTAAGAAGGCCCTTCTGCTCAAGTTCCAGCTTGACTATGAGGACTTTGAGGAAGAAAAGAGAAAAGTCCTGTTGTATCTGCTTCAGAAAGAAGAGGAACTTTTTAGAAAAGGGAACCCCTATGTGTTAGCTCTCTTTCCAGGAAACTGCAATCTCTGTGAGGTGTGTGAGTTTGAAAAGAGCAAACAATGCAAAATGCCAACAAAGGTAAGACCCTCCATTGATGCTATAGGAATAGAGCTTTCCAAAATTGTTGATCTGAACTTCGGCGAAAGTGTTTTGTATGGGTTGATATTAGTGGGGTAA
- a CDS encoding SDR family NAD(P)-dependent oxidoreductase encodes MKLAGKVALVTGASRGIGRAIAVALAQKGANVVINYVRNEEEAKRTEELCREYGVETLVIKADVSSREEVRKMVEAVIKKFGRIDILVNNAGILGNSINPLEITEEEWDKVISINLKGAFLVIQEVLRYMKKGKIVNITSIAGKDGGTVGAHYAASKGGLIALTFNLARHLAPNILVNAVAPGPVDTELIPPEIKEKLRKLSLTGEIAKPEDVAHAVIFLLENDHITGELIDVNGGRLMD; translated from the coding sequence ATGAAGCTCGCCGGTAAAGTTGCCCTTGTTACCGGAGCATCAAGGGGAATTGGGCGGGCAATAGCAGTTGCATTGGCACAAAAAGGAGCAAATGTAGTGATAAATTATGTTCGCAATGAGGAAGAGGCAAAGAGAACTGAAGAGTTGTGTAGGGAATATGGTGTTGAAACACTGGTTATAAAAGCTGATGTAAGCAGCAGGGAAGAAGTAAGAAAGATGGTAGAGGCTGTGATCAAAAAATTCGGCAGAATAGACATCCTGGTTAACAATGCTGGCATTCTTGGAAATTCTATAAATCCCCTGGAGATAACAGAAGAGGAGTGGGATAAGGTAATAAGCATAAACCTAAAAGGTGCCTTTCTGGTTATTCAAGAGGTTCTGAGATATATGAAAAAAGGGAAGATCGTGAACATAACATCAATCGCAGGAAAAGATGGAGGAACCGTTGGGGCACACTATGCTGCTTCAAAAGGCGGTCTTATAGCCCTAACTTTTAACTTAGCAAGACACTTAGCACCAAACATTTTGGTGAATGCAGTTGCACCAGGTCCAGTTGATACAGAGCTTATACCTCCAGAAATAAAGGAGAAGCTCAGAAAGCTTTCCTTAACTGGGGAGATAGCAAAGCCGGAAGATGTCGCTCATGCTGTGATTTTTCTCTTAGAGAACGACCACATAACTGGGGAGCTCATAGATGTGAACGGCGGCAGGCTGATGGATTGA
- a CDS encoding YbhB/YbcL family Raf kinase inhibitor-like protein yields MKELLVLFISAFVLISGCVGHGDDRMSLKVTSVFKNGEPIPSRYTCEGADISPPLRVEGLSDKAVSIAIIVDDPDAPIGTFVHWVAWNIPPVNEIPENIPKKGVVESPIHVVQGRNDFGRIGYNGPCPPRGHGIHHYHFKIYVLDTQLNLKPGATKRDLEKAMKGHIIQYGELIGIYERK; encoded by the coding sequence ATGAAGGAACTGCTTGTCCTATTTATCTCAGCTTTTGTTTTGATATCGGGGTGTGTAGGGCATGGAGATGATAGGATGAGTCTTAAGGTGACTTCCGTTTTTAAGAACGGTGAGCCTATTCCAAGCAGGTATACTTGTGAAGGGGCAGACATAAGTCCACCTCTAAGAGTCGAAGGTCTCAGTGACAAAGCCGTCAGCATTGCAATAATCGTTGACGATCCTGACGCTCCAATAGGAACTTTTGTCCACTGGGTTGCATGGAACATCCCTCCTGTCAATGAAATACCCGAGAATATACCCAAAAAAGGCGTTGTCGAGTCACCAATACATGTTGTTCAAGGGAGGAATGATTTCGGGAGAATTGGATACAACGGCCCTTGTCCTCCTCGCGGACACGGGATTCACCATTACCACTTTAAGATCTACGTTCTTGACACCCAGCTGAATTTGAAGCCGGGGGCTACTAAGAGAGATCTGGAAAAAGCTATGAAAGGACATATTATCCAATATGGTGAACTTATTGGTATTTACGAACGAAAATAA
- a CDS encoding DUF257 family protein, protein MVEKVSYLMEHFSKIKPGEIVLIEYTPDSFYPIAFYVLATYSLKLGLPLLIDDILDTLHLYKTYLDFAGLNTDFLYSEDVFVLKIGGHKEVGNVVSEIRLTGEFYIQYENYKAAFDSILSQRDFFINIVLGFDRLTDLYPSYQRYLFLLTRTHYLGNKRRTAFYFVNRELLKKTPLVLPIFEEISTSVVRLEKEGNTILVTFLKSPYPSLVGSQFKFSIEEMLNYLKEGL, encoded by the coding sequence GTGGTAGAAAAGGTTTCATACCTGATGGAACACTTTTCAAAGATCAAACCAGGAGAGATCGTTCTTATAGAGTACACACCCGACTCGTTTTACCCCATAGCATTCTACGTCCTTGCTACATACTCATTGAAGCTTGGACTCCCTCTTCTAATCGATGATATCTTAGACACACTACATCTTTATAAGACGTATCTCGATTTTGCTGGTCTGAATACTGACTTCCTGTACAGCGAGGATGTCTTTGTACTGAAAATTGGAGGGCATAAAGAAGTCGGCAACGTAGTCTCTGAAATCAGACTTACCGGTGAGTTCTACATTCAGTATGAAAACTATAAAGCAGCTTTTGATTCAATACTGAGCCAGAGAGATTTCTTTATAAACATTGTTCTTGGGTTTGACAGGTTAACAGACCTTTATCCCTCTTACCAGCGGTATCTATTCCTTCTTACCCGAACACATTACCTCGGGAATAAACGAAGGACAGCCTTTTATTTTGTTAACAGAGAACTGTTAAAGAAAACACCTCTTGTGCTCCCAATTTTTGAAGAGATATCAACAAGTGTCGTAAGACTTGAGAAAGAGGGCAACACCATCTTGGTGACATTCCTAAAGTCGCCCTATCCTTCCCTTGTTGGTTCCCAATTCAAATTCAGCATAGAGGAAATGCTGAACTACCTGAAGGAGGGACTTTAA
- a CDS encoding DUF257 family protein has protein sequence MEVFELLESFKRGETVLFLYPPISPSYILLRKVVEYCKKRGLDLYVADIFDMLYTYKTQLEYIDIELDLDDDRISVIKEGGKIHVGNVISRISVDEDAAIHLRKYEEAFESSLQDKEFVFDVTLGFDKLLAFYSESPKDLKMILMAVKDFVGNKKRTAIYFVNQEVVANIGNALEFLIDSATSVIKLEKDADGWYIRVLKSPKIEIVGAKVKI, from the coding sequence ATGGAAGTTTTTGAACTACTTGAGAGCTTTAAACGGGGAGAAACGGTTCTATTCCTATATCCTCCAATCTCTCCATCGTATATCCTCCTGAGAAAAGTAGTGGAATACTGCAAAAAGAGAGGTCTCGATCTTTATGTGGCGGACATATTTGACATGCTGTACACATACAAAACGCAGTTGGAGTATATTGACATAGAACTCGATCTCGATGACGATAGGATATCCGTTATCAAAGAAGGCGGCAAGATACATGTGGGAAATGTTATCAGCAGAATCAGCGTAGATGAAGACGCAGCAATTCACCTGCGAAAATACGAAGAGGCATTTGAGAGCTCACTGCAGGATAAGGAATTCGTCTTTGATGTAACGCTTGGATTTGATAAGCTCTTAGCATTCTACTCAGAAAGTCCAAAAGATTTGAAGATGATCCTGATGGCAGTTAAGGATTTTGTTGGAAACAAAAAACGTACTGCGATATATTTCGTTAATCAGGAAGTTGTCGCAAATATAGGAAATGCCCTGGAATTCCTAATAGATTCAGCAACTTCTGTGATAAAACTCGAAAAAGATGCGGATGGATGGTATATTCGAGTCTTAAAATCTCCAAAAATAGAGATAGTGGGAGCAAAAGTCAAAATTTAA
- a CDS encoding PQ-loop repeat-containing protein encodes MVGGEIIGLMGMLLLVSSWVPQTIETIRTKQCPLNFRFILIYVTASTLLTIYSYIIGDWIFLMLNALAAFQSAVNLYVKVRYG; translated from the coding sequence ATGGTAGGGGGAGAGATAATAGGTTTAATGGGAATGTTGCTTCTGGTAAGCTCCTGGGTTCCTCAGACAATCGAGACAATAAGGACGAAGCAATGCCCTCTAAACTTTAGGTTTATACTCATCTATGTGACGGCATCAACTCTGCTCACGATATACTCCTACATAATCGGAGACTGGATATTTTTAATGCTGAACGCCCTTGCAGCTTTTCAAAGTGCTGTGAACTTATATGTTAAAGTGAGATACGGCTGA
- a CDS encoding electron transporter — translation MKDEIKTLLLIISLSFGLTILVLFLVNLQSMIFPLISLAVSDSINPCTFVIYTMFLIALSLKEGISKRKIYEIGMAFVVAIYISYYILGIGLVVFTRSIPTWIAGVVSLIFGFYTFFTGYFEKSRVAGKKNVRKSIFRQEATLFGAFALGVMVSFTLLPCSAGSYLIYAILISKIGRTLTWILLGLYNLIFVLPLLIILFTVSSIAESKSLSQKIVRRSRELSMIAGFVLMLLGVYVLFFY, via the coding sequence GTGAAGGATGAAATCAAAACCCTTCTGTTGATAATTTCTTTATCTTTTGGACTAACTATTCTGGTGCTTTTTCTCGTAAACCTTCAATCGATGATATTCCCCCTTATCTCTCTGGCGGTGTCAGATTCCATAAACCCATGCACCTTTGTCATCTATACCATGTTTCTCATTGCCTTGTCGCTCAAAGAGGGAATTTCAAAAAGGAAAATTTATGAAATAGGCATGGCGTTTGTAGTTGCGATTTACATATCCTACTACATCCTTGGAATTGGACTTGTTGTGTTTACAAGGAGCATTCCAACATGGATAGCGGGAGTTGTATCTCTAATTTTCGGTTTTTACACATTCTTTACCGGATACTTTGAGAAGTCAAGAGTTGCAGGAAAGAAAAATGTCAGAAAATCTATCTTCAGACAGGAAGCAACGTTGTTTGGGGCATTTGCCTTAGGTGTGATGGTTTCATTTACTCTCCTGCCGTGTTCTGCTGGAAGCTATCTTATATATGCGATTTTGATCTCAAAGATTGGAAGAACATTGACCTGGATTCTACTGGGGCTCTATAACCTCATATTTGTTCTGCCGCTCCTTATAATCCTTTTTACAGTGAGCAGTATAGCCGAAAGTAAAAGTCTATCCCAAAAAATCGTTAGAAGGTCAAGGGAACTTTCAATGATAGCTGGTTTTGTCTTAATGCTCCTCGGTGTTTATGTTCTATTCTTTTATTAA
- a CDS encoding glutaredoxin family protein, whose amino-acid sequence MKRIVAGVVFAVVILGVFASLCISNNNTMTSPSAMQSSSVNTQTQSQNQIDVSKLHFYMFGLATCPHCKKMKQLLPEAFGKNSLTYYELQGNDHNSNLFSELYSMLGVTGVPVIGIFYDNRLVAIVEGEIPEPSKNVPIIVETAIKEKGVLFITDKTYLIPLNQTETIKKLENIFMNGEPSEG is encoded by the coding sequence ATGAAAAGGATTGTTGCTGGAGTAGTTTTCGCTGTGGTTATCCTCGGTGTGTTTGCCAGTCTGTGTATTTCAAATAATAATACTATGACCTCCCCATCAGCCATGCAGAGTTCATCTGTGAATACACAAACTCAGTCACAAAATCAAATTGATGTTTCAAAGCTCCACTTTTACATGTTTGGACTTGCAACATGCCCCCACTGTAAGAAAATGAAACAGTTATTGCCAGAGGCTTTTGGAAAAAACTCACTCACCTACTATGAGCTTCAAGGGAATGATCACAACAGCAATCTTTTTTCTGAGCTGTATTCTATGCTCGGTGTTACTGGAGTTCCTGTTATAGGAATATTCTATGATAACCGCTTGGTGGCTATTGTCGAAGGAGAAATCCCAGAACCTTCCAAAAATGTCCCAATAATCGTGGAGACTGCAATAAAGGAGAAAGGAGTTCTTTTCATAACTGATAAAACATATTTAATACCGTTAAATCAAACAGAAACTATTAAGAAGCTTGAAAATATTTTCATGAATGGTGAGCCAAGTGAAGGATGA
- a CDS encoding CBS domain-containing protein has product MSEVEKALQTFHSLKVKQVMPPLASMPIVTKDSPVVDVLKLLRTRHHVWVVNNRDDMKLEGVIRYINIVDVLLPPELQKARLGNISHLFKSILGGADRAEHVMERNVLTINEDASVLEALTKMKRYKVPLLAIIDENGKLVGEISLRILVNEFMRLMRIGGAQWSQSGSSSQSE; this is encoded by the coding sequence ATGAGTGAGGTTGAAAAGGCACTTCAGACATTCCACTCATTGAAAGTTAAGCAGGTGATGCCTCCATTAGCTTCAATGCCAATTGTAACAAAGGACTCCCCAGTAGTTGACGTCTTAAAATTGCTCAGAACCCGACATCATGTGTGGGTGGTCAATAACAGAGATGATATGAAGCTTGAGGGAGTTATCAGATACATCAACATTGTGGATGTTCTCCTACCTCCCGAGCTTCAGAAAGCAAGACTTGGAAACATCAGTCATCTCTTTAAGTCGATCCTTGGAGGGGCAGATCGGGCAGAACATGTGATGGAGCGCAACGTTCTTACAATAAACGAGGATGCAAGTGTCCTTGAAGCATTAACAAAGATGAAACGATATAAAGTGCCTTTACTGGCAATCATTGACGAAAATGGGAAACTTGTAGGAGAAATAAGCCTCAGGATACTGGTCAACGAGTTTATGAGACTGATGCGCATAGGTGGTGCCCAATGGAGCCAGAGTGGATCCTCTTCACAATCGGAGTAG
- a CDS encoding cation:proton antiporter has translation MEPEWILFTIGVALIVGKIGDNIMERFELPGVLGEILMGMILGNLIYFGVISPEYLTLHSNETFEFLAKLGIIFLLFLGGLDTDMEMIKRTGKVATVSTLMGVFAPLIMGYFGLKLMGYPSREAFAGGVLLTATSIGITVRVMMDLGVLRSEVGAASLSASVMDDFLGIALIIFAVGTGSILGLIGKMTAFFIITGVVAWYSIDKYIRFSEWLHVEKGVLAMVLALMFLFSALAEKWFAAAIEGAFMAGLVLSKLPEGRKIAEDVKAIGYGFLIPIFFVYTGAMLDLKVFMSRDALALAAVLTSIAVIGKVVGRGIGAMMMGWNFKKSLQMGIGSIPRTEVALVDLMVAIHGGAIPQSDAQKFIAATLIFITVSVLITPPLLKWAFKEDVEKMKKEKAEIRKEKVKETKRKIAEIRQS, from the coding sequence ATGGAGCCAGAGTGGATCCTCTTCACAATCGGAGTAGCACTAATTGTGGGAAAGATCGGCGACAACATAATGGAGCGTTTTGAGCTTCCAGGTGTTTTGGGAGAAATTCTGATGGGTATGATTTTGGGGAATCTGATATATTTTGGAGTTATCAGTCCAGAGTACTTAACTTTACATTCAAATGAAACTTTCGAGTTTTTGGCAAAGCTTGGGATAATCTTCCTGCTCTTCTTGGGAGGTCTTGACACTGACATGGAAATGATCAAGAGAACTGGGAAAGTTGCCACGGTCTCCACGCTTATGGGTGTATTTGCTCCCTTAATAATGGGATATTTTGGGCTTAAATTAATGGGATACCCCTCCAGAGAGGCATTTGCTGGCGGTGTTCTGCTTACAGCAACGAGCATTGGGATAACAGTTAGGGTCATGATGGATTTGGGTGTCTTGAGGAGCGAAGTGGGTGCAGCGTCGCTGAGTGCAAGTGTTATGGATGACTTTCTGGGCATAGCACTGATAATATTTGCCGTTGGAACAGGTAGCATTTTGGGGTTAATTGGAAAGATGACTGCCTTCTTTATAATCACAGGTGTCGTTGCATGGTATTCCATCGATAAATACATCCGATTCTCTGAATGGCTTCATGTAGAAAAAGGTGTCCTGGCTATGGTTCTGGCGTTAATGTTCCTCTTCTCCGCACTTGCTGAAAAATGGTTCGCAGCTGCAATTGAAGGTGCATTTATGGCGGGCCTTGTTTTATCAAAGCTTCCAGAAGGGAGAAAAATAGCAGAAGACGTTAAAGCCATCGGATATGGCTTTTTAATCCCAATATTTTTCGTGTACACGGGGGCAATGCTTGATTTAAAGGTTTTCATGAGTAGAGATGCACTGGCACTGGCAGCAGTTCTAACAAGTATAGCTGTAATAGGAAAGGTAGTCGGAAGGGGAATCGGAGCAATGATGATGGGCTGGAACTTTAAGAAATCTCTTCAGATGGGAATAGGATCAATCCCAAGAACTGAAGTTGCTCTCGTTGATCTCATGGTTGCAATTCACGGAGGTGCAATACCCCAAAGCGATGCACAAAAGTTTATAGCCGCAACGCTTATTTTCATCACCGTTTCTGTGCTGATAACTCCCCCACTGCTGAAGTGGGCATTTAAAGAGGATGTTGAGAAAATGAAAAAGGAGAAAGCAGAAATTAGGAAAGAGAAAGTTAAAGAGACTAAAAGAAAAATTGCGGAGATCAGGCAGAGCTGA
- a CDS encoding thioredoxin family protein, with product MDELEMIRRKKMLELMKRMGMVEVKPKGPRVVIEVITSPTCPYCPIALQMAKEIARRHPGVIVKELSVATPEGRKKAMEHNILGTPTILINNKVEFIGVPPFVEFERKVKEKLSSA from the coding sequence ATGGACGAGCTTGAGATGATTAGGAGAAAAAAGATGCTTGAGCTCATGAAGAGGATGGGGATGGTTGAGGTTAAACCAAAGGGACCAAGAGTTGTTATTGAAGTTATTACCTCACCAACATGTCCTTACTGTCCAATAGCACTTCAAATGGCTAAAGAGATAGCGAGGAGGCATCCTGGAGTGATAGTAAAAGAGCTGAGCGTTGCGACTCCAGAAGGAAGAAAAAAGGCAATGGAACATAACATCTTGGGAACACCAACAATTCTAATAAACAACAAGGTGGAATTTATTGGAGTTCCTCCATTTGTGGAATTTGAAAGAAAAGTGAAAGAAAAGCTCAGCTCTGCCTGA